Sequence from the Aquimarina sp. Aq107 genome:
ATCTTCTACTCCAGATATAATATATAAAACAGGAGATTTTGGACAATACGATAAGGATAGAAATATTATAGTATTAGGGAGAAAAGATGCTATCGTAAAGCTTAATGGAGTAAGAATTGATCTTAATTCTATAGAACAAGTAATTTTATCCATAGAAGAAATTGCAGATGTTAAATGTATATTACACGACAGAGGTGAAGATTCTAATTTGGTTTGTTTTTATAAAGCAAATGTAAATTTGGACAAAGCTGTACAGGTACATTGTTCTGAGTTTTTATCTTTTTATGAAGTTCCATCCTTATACATCCATCTTGAAGATTTTCCAACTAATGCAAATGGGAAAGTTGATATTCAAGTACTAAAAAACAAGATCAAAGAACAAAGAACACAAAAAGTAAAAAGAACCAATTGGAGCAAAATACAGGAAGATATAGTAAACATTTGGCAATCGATCTTGAAAATAGATACCATAAGTATAGAAGACAATTTTTTTCTTATTGGTGGACAAAGTATTAATGCAATACAATTAATAGCGGCTTATCAGAAATTTTTCGAAGTAGAACTAAACTTAAATGACATTTTTGAGAACCCTGTTTTAGAATCACATGAATACTTGATATTAAAGTCAAAGAAAAAGGACTATATAGAAATCAAAAAAAATGAGATAGTAGATAAAATTCCATTGTCATTTTCTCAAAAAAGTATTTGGACTGCTTGTCAATTATTTGGTTCAGAAACCTATAATATGCCTAGTTATATAAAGTTGCCTTCTGATATTGATCAAGAGCTTTTTGAGAAAGCCGTTTATAAAACCATTGAACGACATGAAATTTTAAGGACTGTTTTTAAACAACATGGAGAAGAAACATATCAATCAGTGATATCTAATGAAGACTTTAATTTCAAAATAAAATATACAGATTTTTCTGAGAAATTAGATGCCGAAGAAAATGCAATGGTATATGTGAACAATGACTCTTACATACCATTTGATTTAGAAAAGGGGCCTCTAATAAGGGCAACGGTAATAAAAATAGATCAAAACTATTCACTTTTTTATTACAATATGCATCATTTAATATCAGATGCAGAATCTATTAAACTTTTGTCTTCGGATATAATGAGTTTTTACAATCTTCTTAATGGCACAAGGGTAGAGGCTATTCCTGAACTCAGAATTCAATACAAGGATTATGCAATTTGGCAAAATGAGACTATAAAAAATTATAACGATCAAGAAAAGTACTGGTTATCAATTTATAAAAATAATATACCCAAACTTACATTATCAATAGCTAAAAGTAATCATTTAGAAAAATACAAGGGAAAAATGCTTTATTCCCAAATTAACGAGGTGCTTTTTGATAAAATATCAGCATTTAACCAAGCGAATAGTCTTACCTTCTATATTCAATTTTATACTGCCTTAAGTATTTTGATATATAAATATTCGCATGAAAAAGACATCATTATAGGTAGTCCTTTTAGCAGTAGATCTCACTGGGATCTAAAAGAGCAAATAGGATTACACCTTAATACACTTGCTATAAGAAGTAAAATTGATAAAAAACAATCTTTAATTCAGTATTTTGAAGATGTCAAGAAAAATGTACTTCGTGCTCAAGAAAATAAAGATTATCCTTTTGACTTATTAGTTCAAAATGTTAACACCAATAAGGGAAGCTTAACTAATCCTATTTTTAAAGTATTTCTCGTTGTAAATCATATAGATGTAGAAAGTAAATTAGAACTTGAACAAGAAGATCCAATAGTAGAAACAAAAACTAAGTTCGATATCTCTTTCCGATTTACGGTTTTAAAAAACAAAGTAAATTATTCATTAATCTTTAATAATTCAATTTTTGAAGAATCTGATATCGTAGACTTTAATAAAGATTTTTTGAAATTATTAGAGTATATAATTGATAATCCTCAAACTACCATTGCTGAGTCTGAAAATATCCTAAAAACTGAAATTGATCAGGAAGAACATGACTCTTTTAAAGAACAATTTGAAACTCATTTTTCTGAGGATTTTTAACCTTATCCAGAATAATATAATTCCCTTAGATGATCACTTAGGATGTTTTGTGTTTCTAATACTATGCATTTAATAAGTTACACCTTTCACAAAGATTAATTTCTTTAAACAATTAAATAAAATTTCATTTTCACAAAATCATGAATAAAAAAGTAGTACATACTGTTTTTGAAACTGTCGTTGAAAAATTTCAAGATAAAATAGCTATTCAATCAGATAGTCAAAATATAACCTATTCAAAACTTAATACTTTTGCAAATAACATAGCCTCTGTATTGATAAATAATGATATTAATAAAGGAGATAAGGTGGCCACACTATTTTCTGATGAAATACTTAATATCATTTCTTTAATAGGTATTTTCAAATCCAACTCGATCTATATTCCGATTGATAGAAATTTTAAAGAAAACCATTGGAAAGAAATCTACACAGTAATTAAACCTAAAATTTTATTATTAGATAAAAAAGGTGTAGAGGAAATCGAAAAATATAATTCTCAATTCGAATATACGATTCCTCATATTATTGTTTTAAGTTTTGACAACAATGATTTGGAAATAAATGGTTTAGGTGAAAATGATACAAAGGAGTTAATTGGAGTTACATCATCTGATATGAATCCAAATCTTGAGATTTCTGGAGAAGATTCAAATTATATTTTCTTTACCTCAGGGTCTTCTGGAGCACCAAAAATGGTGCTGGGACAACATAAAAGTTTAAGCCATTATATACACTGGGAAGTTAATGAATTTAACATCTCTCAAGATGTTAGGCTAGGTTTTTTAGGCAGTATGTCATTTGATGCTTCACTGCGAGATGTTTTTGTGCCATTGATCAGTGGTGGTACGATTTGTATACCTCCCCAAAACGTTAAAAATAACTTTGTTCTACTATCAGATTGGATAAGAAATGAAAAAATCAGCTTAATTCATACGGTACCAACTATTTTTAGAACATTGTTGATAGAAGATACGAATTCTGATCCTTTTAAGGATTTGGAATTATTGTTCTTGGCAGGAGAAAAGTTATTCTATAAAGACATTATCAATTGGAGAGAACGATATGGGAACAACACTCTGATGGTTAATTTATATGGAGCTACAGAATCGACATTAGTTAAAACATTTTATAAGATAGAGGATAATATAAATAGTCCTTCTTCTGATGTCGTAAGTATTGGGAAAGCTATTTCTAATTCGGGGATCTTAATTCTGAACAAAGAAAATGAAGTCTGCGAAATTAATGAAGTAGGAAGGATTTTCATAAAAACACCTTTTTTGTCTAAAGGTTACTATAAGGATGAAAAACTTACAGCTAAGAAATTTATACAAAACCCACTTAATTTAGAAAAAGATATTATTTATGATAGTGGAGATTATGGTAAATATGATGCGCAAAGAAATGTAACAATAATTGGGAGAGAAGACGGGATTGTAAAAATTAATGGCGTAAGAGTTGATACCAACTATGTTGAACAGGTGATTATTGCTTCTGATAAGGTACGGATGACCAAATGTTTACTTTTAGAAGGTATTGAAAAGGAATATAATCTTTATTGTTTTTATCAGAGCTCCGAGGATGGAATTGAAAACGATATTAAAAAGTATAGTCTATCAAAATTATCTACTTATGAAGTACCTTCCTTTTTCATACCTCTTAAACAGATACCGTTTAATGTAAATAAGAAAATTGATGTTAAGGCTCTAAAAACTATAGCAAAGGAGTACTTGAATTCAAAAAAAGAACCGGAAGTATATAATGAGACAGAGGGGAAATTAAAACTAATATGGAAGGAACTTTTAGGTGTTGAGACAATTTCTTTAGAAGATAATTTTTTATTTCTGGGAGGGAATAG
This genomic interval carries:
- a CDS encoding non-ribosomal peptide synthetase, which codes for MNKKLIHSLFEGKVEQYKTNVAIESALGNFTYDQLNNITNKIAFLLRNYSNKQDCVATYFNQELFYIFSIIGVFKSGGIYVPIDKKYKRNHWRELFETVQPQVILTSKEHITDIETFSEIFNYKVPNIILFDWKENSLDFWYYKKEEEKKIDVAAFNKNITLPEMTGEEANYIFFTSGSTGSPKMVLGKHKSLSHFIHWESETFKVTEKDRVGQFTSFSFDASLRDVFLPLANGGTICIPPQEIRANIVKLCQWMRKSKITLIHTVPTFFRLLLSEDNTTEEFHLRHVFLAGEKLYKRDVINWQNKYGNKTKITNFYGATESTLIKTFYTVKEKITGDFSDLLSVGKPISKTVILILNSNNKLCRIGEKGEIFIKTPFLSKGYFKNPIETSKRFIQNPLSSTPDIIYKTGDFGQYDKDRNIIVLGRKDAIVKLNGVRIDLNSIEQVILSIEEIADVKCILHDRGEDSNLVCFYKANVNLDKAVQVHCSEFLSFYEVPSLYIHLEDFPTNANGKVDIQVLKNKIKEQRTQKVKRTNWSKIQEDIVNIWQSILKIDTISIEDNFFLIGGQSINAIQLIAAYQKFFEVELNLNDIFENPVLESHEYLILKSKKKDYIEIKKNEIVDKIPLSFSQKSIWTACQLFGSETYNMPSYIKLPSDIDQELFEKAVYKTIERHEILRTVFKQHGEETYQSVISNEDFNFKIKYTDFSEKLDAEENAMVYVNNDSYIPFDLEKGPLIRATVIKIDQNYSLFYYNMHHLISDAESIKLLSSDIMSFYNLLNGTRVEAIPELRIQYKDYAIWQNETIKNYNDQEKYWLSIYKNNIPKLTLSIAKSNHLEKYKGKMLYSQINEVLFDKISAFNQANSLTFYIQFYTALSILIYKYSHEKDIIIGSPFSSRSHWDLKEQIGLHLNTLAIRSKIDKKQSLIQYFEDVKKNVLRAQENKDYPFDLLVQNVNTNKGSLTNPIFKVFLVVNHIDVESKLELEQEDPIVETKTKFDISFRFTVLKNKVNYSLIFNNSIFEESDIVDFNKDFLKLLEYIIDNPQTTIAESENILKTEIDQEEHDSFKEQFETHFSEDF